The Candidatus Dechloromonas phosphoritropha genome includes a region encoding these proteins:
- a CDS encoding cation:proton antiporter encodes MPLHIRRLIPLALLAAAWPVFAAGSGVIGENLLWLAIIILAARLFAPLAERVGFPAVLGELLLGVVLGNLGLLGFQYFATIARDPIIMFLAELGVIVLLLQIGLETRLGDLVRVGGRASLVGIVGITVPFVLGAFVAGPLLLKGMDFKAYLFLGATLAATSVGITGRVFRDLGKLKMPEAQIVLGAAVIDDVLGLVILAVVSSLVEAGTVSLAEVLLIIAKAVLFLGGSIAIGRAIAPRLLNWASRLDSSQSMLFSLVLVAGLFLAWLAHAVGLAPIIGGFAAGLLFEPVFLKHFETPKVVQEIEPLLPAGVDAEQISKIRAVLARHTSHQHEHMIEPIGYFFVPVFFVLTGMQVDLTVLADPEVVMIALGITVAAVVGKLVAGFAAGKGKNPWLVGWGMVPRGEVGLIFAMAGKNLGVMSEAMFSVIVIMVILTTLLTPPILIVLLRRQET; translated from the coding sequence ATGCCCCTCCATATCCGCCGCCTCATCCCCCTCGCCCTGCTCGCCGCCGCCTGGCCGGTCTTCGCCGCCGGCTCCGGCGTGATCGGCGAGAACCTTCTGTGGCTGGCCATCATCATTCTCGCCGCCCGCCTCTTCGCGCCGCTAGCCGAGCGCGTGGGCTTTCCGGCGGTTCTCGGTGAACTGCTGCTTGGCGTCGTCCTCGGCAATCTCGGATTGCTCGGTTTTCAATACTTCGCGACCATCGCCAGAGATCCGATCATCATGTTCCTGGCCGAACTCGGCGTCATCGTCCTGCTGCTGCAGATCGGCCTCGAAACCCGCCTCGGTGACCTGGTCAGAGTCGGCGGCCGCGCCTCGCTAGTCGGTATCGTCGGCATCACGGTCCCGTTCGTCCTCGGTGCTTTCGTCGCCGGTCCGCTATTGCTCAAAGGCATGGACTTCAAGGCCTACCTGTTCCTCGGCGCGACGCTGGCGGCCACCTCGGTCGGCATCACCGGCCGCGTCTTCCGTGATCTCGGCAAGCTGAAGATGCCAGAAGCGCAAATCGTTCTGGGCGCCGCCGTCATCGACGATGTCCTCGGACTGGTTATCCTCGCGGTCGTCTCCAGCCTCGTTGAAGCCGGCACCGTCAGCCTCGCCGAGGTTCTGCTGATCATTGCCAAGGCGGTGCTCTTTCTCGGCGGTTCGATCGCGATTGGTCGGGCTATCGCGCCGCGCTTGCTGAACTGGGCTTCACGACTGGACAGCAGCCAGTCGATGCTGTTTTCCCTGGTTCTCGTTGCCGGCCTGTTCCTCGCATGGCTCGCCCATGCCGTCGGCCTTGCCCCGATCATCGGTGGCTTCGCCGCCGGCCTGCTGTTCGAGCCAGTCTTCCTCAAGCATTTCGAGACACCGAAAGTCGTCCAGGAAATCGAGCCGCTGCTGCCTGCCGGGGTCGACGCCGAGCAGATCAGCAAGATCCGCGCCGTGCTCGCGCGCCACACCAGCCACCAGCACGAGCACATGATCGAGCCGATCGGCTATTTCTTCGTTCCGGTATTTTTCGTGTTGACCGGCATGCAGGTCGACCTGACCGTGCTGGCCGATCCCGAGGTTGTCATGATCGCGCTCGGCATCACGGTCGCGGCGGTTGTCGGCAAGCTGGTCGCCGGTTTCGCCGCAGGAAAGGGCAAGAATCCGTGGCTGGTCGGCTGGGGCATGGTGCCACGCGGCGAGGTCGGGCTGATCTTCGCGATGGCCGGAAAAAACCTCGGCGTCATGAGCGAGGCGATGTTCTCGGTGATCGTCATCATGGTCATCCTCACCACGCTGCTGACGCCGCCCATCCTCATCGTGCTGCTGCGCCGGCAGGAAACCTGA
- a CDS encoding MFS transporter, with amino-acid sequence MLNLTTEQKRRRWLALGIVALTYVLSFFQRFAPAGIAQDLAAAFSTSAASLGALAATYFYVYTLMQIPTGILADTLGPRRILALGGIIGGLGSFMFGFAPSLDWALAGRTLIGLGVSVTFIAMLKLIAVWFEESRFATMVGICMLVGNMGSVLAGAPLSGLAQATGWRGVFIGIGVVSLVLAVACWAIVRDRPDASSAAATSRFDRTVVLSGLLAVLKNRATWPTIIVNTGMAGAFFTFGGLWATPYLVQVHGMARPAASAHLSLWFGGFAIGCFFIGTLSDRICRRKPVLIATSHVYAAIWLVWLSGITMPPWLSYSLFVLMGLVTAGFSLTWACAKEVNPPLLSGMSTSIANIGGFLAGALLQPLVGWVMDLGWKGEILNGSRFYGLDTWRDGVLVVALCALMGAIGSWWIHETRCRNVWKRA; translated from the coding sequence ATGCTCAACCTGACCACCGAACAGAAGCGCCGGCGCTGGCTGGCGCTCGGCATCGTCGCCTTGACCTACGTGCTCTCCTTCTTCCAGCGCTTCGCGCCGGCGGGCATCGCCCAGGATCTGGCGGCAGCCTTCTCGACCTCGGCGGCATCACTCGGTGCTCTGGCGGCGACCTATTTCTACGTCTACACGCTGATGCAGATCCCCACGGGGATCCTCGCCGACACGCTCGGGCCGCGCCGGATTCTGGCGCTCGGCGGCATCATTGGCGGTCTCGGCAGCTTCATGTTCGGGTTCGCCCCGTCGCTCGACTGGGCGCTGGCCGGGCGCACGCTGATCGGCCTCGGGGTTTCGGTGACCTTCATCGCCATGCTCAAGCTGATCGCCGTCTGGTTCGAGGAAAGCCGCTTCGCGACCATGGTCGGCATCTGCATGCTAGTCGGCAACATGGGCTCAGTGCTTGCCGGCGCACCGCTATCCGGGCTGGCCCAGGCGACCGGGTGGCGTGGCGTGTTTATCGGCATCGGCGTCGTTTCGCTGGTGCTGGCGGTGGCCTGCTGGGCCATCGTACGCGACCGGCCGGATGCCAGCAGCGCCGCGGCCACGTCACGCTTCGATCGCACCGTGGTCCTCTCCGGGCTGCTCGCGGTTTTGAAGAATCGTGCCACGTGGCCGACGATCATCGTCAATACGGGAATGGCCGGCGCCTTCTTCACCTTCGGCGGGCTGTGGGCGACACCCTATCTGGTGCAGGTGCACGGCATGGCGCGCCCGGCTGCGTCGGCGCACCTTTCGCTATGGTTCGGCGGCTTCGCCATCGGCTGCTTCTTCATCGGCACGCTGTCCGACCGCATCTGCCGGCGCAAGCCGGTGCTCATCGCCACCTCGCACGTCTACGCGGCAATCTGGCTGGTCTGGCTATCCGGGATCACCATGCCACCCTGGCTTTCATATTCGCTGTTCGTGCTGATGGGGCTGGTCACCGCGGGCTTCAGTCTGACCTGGGCCTGCGCGAAAGAAGTCAATCCGCCGCTTCTGTCCGGCATGTCGACAAGTATCGCCAATATCGGCGGCTTCCTCGCCGGGGCGTTGCTGCAACCGCTGGTCGGCTGGGTGATGGATCTTGGCTGGAAGGGAGAGATACTCAACGGCAGCCGCTTCTATGGCCTCGATACCTGGCGCGACGGCGTGCTCGTCGTCGCGCTGTGCGCGCTGATGGGCGCCATCGGCAGCTGGTGGATCCACGAGACCCGCTGCCGCAACGTCTGGAAGCGGGCCTGA